The sequence GCGGCAAACTCGTTGGCGTAGCGGTTGGTACACGAGTTGAGGTCGCAGTTGGCGTATAGGGAATTGCGGTTGAACGGGTTGGCGTAGCCGTAGCTGGAACTGGTGTATTGGTGGGAGTTGAGCCAGCAATATCACCATAAATAATCCCACGACCATTCGTTCCAATATAAACCCGCCCATAAATCCGTGGGTCGCCAGTAATAGTTTCGTTGGTCGAGCCATATTGATGTTGATCGTCGTTGATGCGCACCCAGGTTATGCCGCCATCATCTGAGCGGAAGAAGCCTTCTACGCCATCAATGGCTCCGGTAATGTAGATTGCTTGATAGCTTTGGCCAGGTGCTGCCTTACCAAAACCAACCACATTGGCAACCTGCACTCCAGCAATTTTGCTGAATGTTGTGCCACCATCGGTTGAATGGAACAAGCCATCTTGGCCGCCAGCCAACCACAAATCGCCTTCGATGCCCAAAACGGCCTCGATTTTGGCGCTCTTGGTGGGCAAGCCCGTTGCAACAGCGGTAAAGTTGCGAGCAGCATCGGTGCTACGATAGAGCGTACCATTGGCGATGCCGTAGAACGTCGTCGATTTTACTCGATCAGCAATTACGACTGCTCCAGCCGGAATACCAGCACTCGCCGACCAACTATTGCCACAGCCCATCGAGTAACTGACTGGGGCAGTCGTACCGCTCCAAACAATCATCGAAGCATCAGCAGCCATGGCGATTTTGCCGCCGCCAACTGAGCCAGTAGGTTCACTGCTGGCGTGCGACCAATTTTGGCCACCATCCCATGAACACGCCACCCGTTTGACCGTGCTGCCTTCGCCAACATAGCCTGTGCGAGCCATCACATTCGGGCGGGTTCCAGCAAAATCGATGCTGGTCGATGAGCCAAATTTGAGGCTAGCCGACCACGGTGGAGCCTTAGTCAGATCGGTATGGTAGAAGCCAGCAATATCACCCAAGGCACTTACCAAGTGCACACCTTCTGGTGGGCTAACCAATTCGAGAACTGCGGTTTCTTCAAGGCCATGGGCCCGCACATCGAGGGCAACTTTGCCGCCAGTATCCCAAGCAGTCAAATTATCGGTGCCATAAATCGTTGCGCCAGTGCCATAGAGCATGCGATCTGAGTTGAATGGATCAATCTCGATATCGCCGATCATCCAGCCCAATTTAGGTGCAACTTCAGGTGCGGTTGCATTACCACCAAAGTCAAGCCATGGCGAACTGCTAATATCTTGAGTATAGCGGAAGGTGCGTTCGGGATAGTTGGCCCATTCCCAAATACCGCTCCATGTCGCGCCGCCATCGGTGCTGCGATAAATCAAGGCATCAGGCCACCATGAATTGAGGCTGGTTACCAACAAGGTATTGGGATTTTGCGCATCAACCGCCAAGCCGCCATAGCCAAAATAATCGTCGGCGCTGCTCGAAGGAATTGGGCTAATGTTCGTCCAAGCTTGGGTGGCGGTGTTATATTTCCAAACATCACCCTTGCCACCATCATAGGGGCCAGGTGTATCGCTGTA is a genomic window of Chloroflexota bacterium containing:
- a CDS encoding cellulose binding domain-containing protein, coding for MRMLKMAAAVVVLFAGVIQAMVAVPQSRAASSQPYNWSNVEIVGGGFVPGIIYNPTERDLVYARTDIGGAYRWNPTTKRWIPLTDWIGATDWNWTGIDSLATDPVDPNRLYLAAGTYTNDWTSANGAILRSTNKGNSWARTDLPFKLGGNMPGRSMGERLAIDPNKNSVLYLGTRGQGLWRSTDYGATWAQVTSFPAIGNYTDPYFNDRIGVVWVTFDPRTGSSGSASQTIYVGVADTTTSIYRSTDGGATWAALPGQPTAGYLPHHATLASNGMLYITYSDTPGPYDGGKGDVWKYNTATQAWTNISPIPSSSADDYFGYGGLAVDAQNPNTLLVTSLNSWWPDALIYRSTDGGATWSGIWEWANYPERTFRYTQDISSSPWLDFGGNATAPEVAPKLGWMIGDIEIDPFNSDRMLYGTGATIYGTDNLTAWDTGGKVALDVRAHGLEETAVLELVSPPEGVHLVSALGDIAGFYHTDLTKAPPWSASLKFGSSTSIDFAGTRPNVMARTGYVGEGSTVKRVACSWDGGQNWSHASSEPTGSVGGGKIAMAADASMIVWSGTTAPVSYSMGCGNSWSASAGIPAGAVVIADRVKSTTFYGIANGTLYRSTDAARNFTAVATGLPTKSAKIEAVLGIEGDLWLAGGQDGLFHSTDGGTTFSKIAGVQVANVVGFGKAAPGQSYQAIYITGAIDGVEGFFRSDDGGITWVRINDDQHQYGSTNETITGDPRIYGRVYIGTNGRGIIYGDIAGSTPTNTPVPATATPTRSTAIPYTPTATSTRVPTATPTSLPPTATSTRVPTATPLTSTAIPYTPTPTSTRVPTATPITPTSLPYTPTSTPAPGGCRINYVVNQWNTAFTGGVTITNLGAPISGGWTLTWNFANGQTVTSSWNTVLTQTGSAVTAKHSADWNANIPTNGTQSFGFIASHNGTNAVPTNFVLNGVACSVAP